A single genomic interval of Nymphalis io chromosome 30, ilAglIoxx1.1, whole genome shotgun sequence harbors:
- the LOC126780052 gene encoding uncharacterized protein LOC126780052, producing the protein MSHSHKVISFIFFSFIKAVDILLNIAYNITHLILHILIIIIKPRTDVNMIETSSKRKRMNKKRTNQSDTIFKRGVIDANWQKLLSSTLMDKSEEKPQKEETKNNYTGTFRRARKKKNKDSIDNVKNLQILNINKVPVVSSENSDSINEKSKAKDNNKRNKITKFLAMDCEMVGVGYEGGDHMLARVSIVNKFGDCIYDKFVKAREEVVDYRTNVSGIRKEDLLNGDDFEIVQKEVSELIRGKILVGHSLKNDLGVLFLSHPKHNIRDTSRYKPFRKITKGSTPSLKRLAKEILGIDIQHGEHSSVEDAKAVMQLYCTVAKNWEQALGEKRGYSKKFVES; encoded by the exons ATGTCACACTCACACAAAGTCATCagcttcatatttttttcatttataaaagctGTCGATATTTTACTTAACATAGCTTATAACATAACGCAtttgatattacatatattaataattataataaaaccacGCACCGATGTAAATATGATAGAAACATCATCGAAGCGTAAACGAATGAACAAGAAACGAACTAACCAAAGtgatactatttttaaaagagGTGTTATAGACGCAAACTGGCAGAAATTACTCTCGAGTACACTTATGGATAAGAGTGAAGAAAAACCTCAAAaagaagaaacaaaaaataattacacagGCACATTCAGAAGGGcgcgaaagaaaaaaaacaaagacagcatagataatgtaaaaaatttacaaatacttaatattaataaagtgccTGTAGTTAGTTCTGAAAATTCCGACAGCATAAACGAGAAATCAAAAGCAAAGgacaataataaaagaaataaaattacaaaatttttagcTATGGATTGCGAAATGGTGGGAGTCGGTTACGAAGGCGGTGACCACATGTTGGCGCGGGTTTCCATCGTCAATAAATTCGGTGATTGTATTTACGATAAATTCGTAAAAGCGCGGGAAGAAGTAGTCGATTACAGAACGAATGTTAGCGGAATAAGAAAGGAGGATTTATTGAACGGGGATGACTTTGAAATAGTTCAAAAGGAAGTTTCTGAGCTTATTCGTGGAAAAATTCTTGTTGGGCATTCATTGAAAAACGACTTGGGTGTTCTTTTCTTATCTCATCCTAAGCATAACATCAGGGACACTTCAAGATATAAGCCATTTAGAAag atCACCAAAGGCAGTACTCCGTCCCTGAAGCGCTTAGCTAAAGAAATACTAGGTATTGATATACAGCACGGCGAACACAGTTCTGTGGAAGACGCTAAAGCTGTGATGCAATTGTACTGCACCGTCGCCAAGAACTGGGAACAGGCACTCGGTGAAAAACGTGGATATAGCAAGAAATTTGTCGAAAGTTGA
- the LOC126779933 gene encoding zinc finger protein 665-like: MKEININIEGYNVNGICVGCLNYNRQMFYCDDIKECFKVLANIDVPDGLTIQVCWECLAYVRNAFKFRGQILKSYDILIAYSEKYKFLNSPNDLTVHANQRLTSNLITDTQLLIDEPCCNVDSIKNEPVPPDNSKYIEIDLRSDIKLENEDFQTDDVNVDCTYDDLPAKEQTESDDDIILAKLKTDKGGKKKKKKEKEKRRDNEKITDTKEKKPRRLKNLPEELVELYTMSEEEMWKVRQKDVANEEFQKIKYKCEFCIYVFNTKRLMEFHVNGKHNSKSDDDHQCDVCKAYFLTKENIRIHRKLHLVAYKCRKCNLLTTLKKIMLEHECAKKLLEPGYPCPDCPDKVFSTRSKLAYHRTVTHQEKPQCDCCGKVFANKMTLKYHLKILPLNKDEKPKEKLFIPCKGCGKIFHSKKSYRAHAVIHEGLSFTCSVCGKLFQWKRNLARHMRNHREREAGALHRCRDCGKSFASRDCYNNHMRLSKRHAHEDSYVHACHFCGKKFATRWCMIDHIDWDHLRRIKYQCSVCFKPFKTAKIMVAHMNNIHEGKNKKEPDGEHLCDICGKSYKTVKRLKGHVWAMHTNRSVSKSFKCTLCPATFSWQTSIYKHMKMMHYSKRAKQPRVPVKKPETYPGIDVATRMQYFPPNITQNTPLINLPQNV, translated from the exons atgaaagaaattaatataaacatagaaGGGTACAATGTGAACGGTATATGTGTCGGATGCTTGAATTATAACCGTCAAATGTTTTACTGTGACGATATTAAAGAATGTTTCAAAGTTTTAGCAAATATCGAT GTACCAGATGGATTGACAATTCAAGTGTGCTGGGAATGCTTGGCTTATGTCAGAAACGCATTTAAATTCAGAGGACAAATCCTTAAATCATATGATATACTTATCGCCTATTCAGAAAAG tACAAATTCCTCAACTCACCCAACGATCTAACCGTTCATGCGAACCAACGCTTAACATCAAATTTGATAACCGATACGCAATTACTAATAGACGAACCATGCTGTAATGTGGATAGTATTAAAAATGAACCCGTCCCGCCCGATAACagcaaatatattgaaatag aTTTACGGAGTGACATAAAATTAGAGAATGAAGATTTTCAGACGGATGACGTAAACGTGGACTGCACCTACGATGACTTACCAGCGAAAGAGCAGACGGAGTCGGATGACGATATTATACTCGCGAAACTAAAGACTGATAAAGGAGGtaagaaaaagaagaagaaagaaAAGGAGAAAAGGCGAGACAACgaaaag ATTACAGACACGAAAGAAAAGAAGCCGAGACGTCTGAAGAACCTTCCAGAAGAATTGGTGGAACTGTACACAATGAGCGAGGAGGAAATGTGGAAGGTACGGCAGAAGGATGTCGCGAATGAGGAGTTCCAGAAAATTAAGTACAAATGCGAATTCTGTATATACGTTTTCAATACTAAGAGGTTAATGGAGTTTCACGTTAATGGGAAGCATAATTCg aaGAGTGATGACGATCACCAGTGCGATGTCTGCAAAGCATATTTCTTGACCAAGGAGAATATAAGGATTCATAGAAAATTACACCTTGTTGCTTATAA gTGTCGAAAATGCAACTTATTAACAACGCTAAAGAAAATAATGCTGGAACATGAGTGCGCTAAGAAACTTCTAGAACCGGGATACCCGTGCCCTGATTGCCCCGATAAAGTGTtcag CACGAGATCGAAGCTAGCTTACCACAGGACGGTGACCCACCAAGAGAAGCCGCAATGCGATTGTTGCGGCAAAGTTTTCGCGAACAAAATGACCTTGAAATATCACCTCAA aatATTACCACTGAATAAAGATGAAAAGCCGAAGGAGAAGTTATTCATCCCCTGTAAGGGGTGCGGGAAAATATTCCACTCGAAGAAGAGTTACAGAGCGCATGC CGTGATCCACGAGGGGCTCAGCTTCACGTGTTCGGTCTGCGGCAAGCTGTTCCAATGGAAGCGGAACCTCGCGAGGCACATGCGGAACCATCGCGAGCGGGAGGCCGGAGCCCTGCACCGCTGCCGGGACTGCGGGAAGAGCTTCGCCAGCCGGGACTGCTACAACAACCACATGCGGCTCAGCAAGCGGCACGCGCACGAGGACAGCTACGT GCACGCGTGCCACTTTTGTGGTAAGAAGTTCGCGACCCGGTGGTGTATGATCGACCACATTGATTGGGACCACCTCAGGCGTATCAAGTACCAGTGTAGCGTGTGCTTTAAG CCGTTTAAGACGGCGAAGATAATGGTCGCGCACATGAATAATATTCACGAAGGAAAGAATAAGAAGGAGCCGGACGGCGAGCATCTGTGTGATATCTGCGGGAAATCGTATAAG ACGGTCAAACGGCTCAAAGGTCACGTATGGGCGATGCACACGAACAGATCGGTCTCGAAGAGTTTTAAGTGCACCCTTTGCCCTGCGACTTTCTCCTGGCAAACCAGCATCTACAAACATATGAAAATGATGCATTACAGCAAACGCGCCAAA cAACCGCGAGTGCCAGTTAAGAAACCGGAGACCTACCCGGGCATCGATGTGGCGACCCGGATGCAATACTTCCCGCCAAACATCACACAGAACACGCCGCTTATAAACTTACCTCAGAATGtttga
- the LOC126779978 gene encoding UDP-N-acetylhexosamine pyrophosphorylase yields the protein MSCESIKDYLAAHGQEHLIKYWPELSENEREQLETEIRKLDLSETNEMFERAINTTKVILEKLDDDLKPIPQAHYESVSSLNDEKIEEYENIGFNEISEGKVGVLLLAGGQATRLGFGHPKGMYDVGLPSKKTLFQIQGERILRIQQMAEERTGKDGKITWYIMTSEHTMAPTAEFFKSHNYFGLSKENIVFFEQGRLPCFDFDGKIFLDEKNHLSSAPDGNGGIYRALKTQGVLNDIVRRGVQHLHAHSVDNILIKVADPVFIGYCKSKNADCAAKVVQKSTPSEPVGVVCRVNGYYKVVEYSELTDEAAERRNPDGRLTFSAGNICNHYFSSEFLLKICDYESKLKLHVAKKKIPYVNENGVRVTPSEPNGIKIEKFIFDVFEFAENFICLEVARDVEFSALKNADTAKKDCPSTAREDLLRLHRKYIREAGGIIEDNIDVEISPLLSYGGENLKDLVNNEVFSISPFHLKSMQESVTNGINGNH from the coding sequence ATGTCGTGCGAAAGTATTAAAGACTATCTTGCCGCTCACGGTCAAGAGCATCTGATAAAATATTGGCCGGAGTTAAGTGAAAATGAGCGGGAACAACTCGAAACTGAAATACGTAAACTCGACTTGTCGGAAACGAATGAAATGTTCGAGCGCGCGATAAACACAACTAAAGTTATATTAGAAAAATTGGACGATGATTTGAAGCCAATACCTCAAGCCCATTACGAATCTGTTTCCAGTTTAAATGATGAGAAAATCGAAGAGTACGAAAACATTGGATTCAATGAGATATCTGAAGGTAAAGTTGGTGTTCTGCTACTAGCTGGTGGCCAGGCGACGAGATTAGGCTTCGGTCACCCGAAAGGCATGTATGATGTTGGTCTACCATCAAAAAAAACCCTGTTCCAAATCCAAGGGGAGAGAATATTACGAATTCAACAAATGGCTGAAGAAAGAACTGGGAAAGATGGTAAAATTACTTGGTACATCATGACCTCGGAACACACAATGGCCCCGACTGCTGAGTTCTTTAAAAGCCACAATTATTTCGGCTtaagtaaagaaaatattgtattcttTGAACAAGGGAGATTGCCATGCTTCGATTTTGAtgggaaaatatttttagatgagAAAAACCATCTCTCTTcagcacctgatggtaatggaGGTATTTACAGAGCTTTGAAAACCCAAGGGGTACTTAATGATATAGTCAGAAGGGGTGTCCAGCACCTTCACGCGCATTCAGTCGACAATATTCTAATAAAAGTAGCCGATCCAGTTTTTATTGGATACTGTAAAAGCAAAAACGCCGATTGTGCTGCTAAAGTCGTTCAAAAGTCTACACCTAGTGAGCCTGTCGGAGTTGTGTGCAGAGTGAATGGGTATTACAAAGTTGTGGAATACTCGGAATTAACGGATGAAGCAGCAGAAAGAAGGAACCCCGATGGACGATTAACATTTTCAGCTGGTAATATTTGCAATCACTATTTCTCATCAGAATTCCTTCTAAAGATATGCGATTATGAATCAAAGTTAAAACTACACGTCGCTAAGAAGAAAATTCCCTACGTCAATGAGAATGGAGTTCGTGTGACACCATCAGAGCCGAAtggtattaaaattgaaaagttCATATTTGACGTGTTTGAATTCGCTGAGAACTTCATTTGTTTGGAAGTAGCTAGAGACGTTGAATTCTCTGCGTTAAAAAACGCTGATACCGCTAAGAAAGATTGCCCGTCAACAGCTCGGGAAGATTTATTAAGACTTCACAGGAAATACATCAGAGAAGCAGGCGGTATAATCGAAGATAATATAGATGTTGAAATTTCACCCCTACTTTCATACGGTGGGGAGAATTTAAAAGATTTAGTTAATAACGAGGTGTTCTCAATTTCACCATTCCACTTAAAAAGTATGCAAGAGTCCGTAACTAATGGCATTAATGGTAACCATTAA